The following proteins come from a genomic window of Halomarina ordinaria:
- a CDS encoding DUF7503 family protein → MSDNAIAAYLAEHPKMTGVLFSALLLLSQAGSALAAKGGATPGP, encoded by the coding sequence ATGTCCGACAACGCAATCGCGGCGTACCTGGCTGAGCACCCGAAGATGACCGGCGTCCTGTTCTCCGCCCTGCTGCTGCTCTCGCAGGCGGGGTCGGCACTGGCGGCGAAGGGAGGCGCGACGCCGGGGCCGTAA
- a CDS encoding ribbon-helix-helix domain-containing protein — protein MTEYTTVSIPKPLAERVEETLEGTSFSSTSDLVRFLLRSIVIQHQRRGGLSEAEFEEIAKQLRDLGYLRD, from the coding sequence ATGACCGAGTACACCACGGTGTCGATACCGAAGCCGCTCGCGGAGCGCGTCGAGGAGACCCTCGAGGGGACGAGTTTCTCCAGCACGAGCGACCTGGTACGATTTCTCCTGCGGAGCATCGTCATCCAGCACCAGCGTCGCGGCGGCCTGAGCGAGGCGGAGTTCGAGGAGATCGCCAAGCAACTCCGGGACCTCGGCTACCTACGCGACTGA
- the aglJ gene encoding S-layer glycoprotein N-glycosyltransferase AglJ, whose amino-acid sequence MTDSQVCVLVPTYQEAETIGEVVDGFTEQGFDNVLVVDGNSTDGTQDVAREHGARVIEQSGTGKGQAVREALQYITAPYVLMIDGDATYDPRDAERMLEPLLEGYADHVIGDRFAEMDDGAMTWLNGFGNRLINTVFEVVHGRDFADILSGYRAFTMDSVRRFELTADGFTIETELAVECVKHRVPTAVVPVRYHARPDESDTNLNPLSDGGRIIFALYALTKTNNPLFYFGSVGLLLVLFGGAMAGYVGFEWFTQRISHEVLAIVAGIAILLGTQLLAFGFLSDMIVAVNREQTRRLEELTDRLEVESPSSPTDSAVRRTDGAGVGEAAEGYERRPLERDERA is encoded by the coding sequence ATGACCGACTCGCAGGTGTGCGTCCTCGTGCCCACCTACCAGGAAGCCGAGACCATCGGTGAGGTGGTCGACGGCTTCACCGAGCAGGGGTTCGACAACGTCCTCGTCGTCGACGGCAACTCGACCGACGGCACCCAGGACGTCGCCCGCGAGCACGGTGCGCGCGTCATCGAGCAGTCCGGAACGGGGAAGGGGCAGGCCGTCCGCGAGGCGCTCCAGTACATCACCGCCCCGTACGTCCTGATGATAGACGGTGACGCGACGTACGACCCGCGCGACGCCGAGCGGATGCTCGAACCGCTGCTCGAGGGCTACGCGGACCACGTCATCGGCGACCGCTTCGCCGAGATGGACGACGGGGCGATGACCTGGCTGAACGGCTTCGGCAACCGACTCATCAACACCGTCTTCGAGGTGGTCCACGGCCGGGACTTCGCGGACATCCTGAGCGGCTATCGGGCGTTCACGATGGACTCGGTCAGGCGCTTCGAACTGACGGCCGACGGCTTCACCATCGAGACGGAACTGGCCGTCGAGTGCGTCAAACACCGGGTCCCGACGGCCGTCGTCCCCGTCCGGTACCACGCCCGCCCGGACGAGTCGGACACGAACCTCAACCCGTTGAGCGACGGTGGGCGCATCATCTTCGCGCTCTACGCGCTGACGAAGACCAACAACCCGCTGTTCTACTTCGGCAGCGTCGGTCTACTCCTCGTGCTGTTCGGGGGAGCCATGGCCGGGTACGTCGGCTTCGAGTGGTTCACCCAGCGCATCTCCCACGAGGTGCTCGCCATCGTCGCGGGTATCGCCATCCTCCTGGGGACGCAACTGCTCGCCTTCGGGTTCCTCTCGGACATGATCGTCGCGGTCAACCGCGAGCAGACGCGGCGTCTCGAGGAACTGACCGACCGCCTCGAGGTCGAATCGCCGTCGTCTCCCACCGACTCCGCGGTGCGCCGCACCGACGGGGCCGGCGTCGGGGAGGCCGCGGAGGGGTACGAGCGCCGACCGCTAGAACGGGACGAGCGAGCGTAG